A region from the Flavobacteriales bacterium genome encodes:
- a CDS encoding GNAT family N-acetyltransferase, with amino-acid sequence MRPATVEDIPAIRSIAHATWPVAYVPSILDVPQLDYMLELLYSERALSEAMTKKDQRFIMMNDGERDIAFAGYTLHYHGSRVTHLNKLYVLPGKQGTGSGKKLVDLVVKAARQAGDEAVELNVNKRNVAITFYQHMGFRIHREEVIDIGQGYVMDDYVMSLPLRT; translated from the coding sequence ATGAGGCCGGCAACGGTGGAGGACATCCCGGCGATCCGGTCCATTGCGCATGCTACCTGGCCCGTGGCCTATGTTCCTTCGATCCTCGACGTGCCGCAGCTCGACTACATGCTGGAGCTTCTATACAGCGAACGCGCCCTCAGCGAAGCAATGACCAAAAAGGACCAACGCTTCATTATGATGAACGACGGGGAGCGCGACATCGCGTTCGCAGGGTACACCCTGCACTACCACGGCAGCCGCGTAACGCATTTGAACAAGCTCTATGTGCTGCCGGGCAAGCAAGGCACCGGTTCGGGCAAGAAGCTGGTGGACTTGGTTGTTAAGGCCGCACGTCAAGCTGGTGACGAAGCCGTTGAATTGAACGTCAACAAGCGGAACGTGGCCATCACGTTCTACCAGCACATGGGCTTCCGCATCCACCGCGAAGAGGTCATTGACATCGGGCAGGGATACGTTATGGACGACTATGTGATGTCGTTGCCGCTCCGCACCTGA
- a CDS encoding DUF4126 domain-containing protein, whose translation MDALQQYVVPCALGVGLAAACGLRVFLPLFVTSLLQHFNVVDFGTRAGFEWIGDWPALISFGVASVVEVLSYYIPVVDHFLDTIAIPLAAIAGTLVSASLLADMPPLFTWSFAIIAGGGMAGAVSAGTATTRLASTATTAGLGNSIVATGETAGSLLISLLAWVVPLLVCAVVVLLLMWVVRRLLRSRTSSRTP comes from the coding sequence ATGGACGCGCTCCAGCAGTACGTGGTTCCCTGTGCCCTTGGGGTAGGCTTGGCCGCGGCCTGTGGCCTCCGTGTGTTCCTTCCGCTGTTCGTCACAAGCCTGCTGCAGCATTTCAACGTGGTGGACTTCGGCACTCGTGCGGGCTTCGAGTGGATCGGTGACTGGCCCGCGCTCATCTCCTTCGGGGTCGCCAGCGTGGTTGAAGTCCTCTCCTACTACATCCCCGTAGTGGACCACTTCCTGGACACCATTGCCATTCCACTAGCAGCAATAGCCGGGACATTGGTCAGCGCCAGCCTGCTCGCTGACATGCCCCCGTTGTTCACATGGTCGTTCGCCATTATTGCAGGTGGTGGTATGGCAGGGGCCGTGAGCGCCGGGACCGCCACCACACGCCTGGCGAGCACTGCCACCACGGCCGGTTTGGGCAACTCCATCGTTGCCACAGGGGAAACAGCGGGCTCGCTACTGATCAGTTTGCTGGCCTGGGTAGTGCCGCTGCTGGTGTGCGCGGTGGTGGTTCTATTGCTGATGTGGGTGGTAAGGAGGTTGCTACGCTCACGCACCAGTTCGCGAACCCCCTAA
- a CDS encoding DUF4294 domain-containing protein has translation MRYYKPILLAVVARAATPAVGQTEQSGTWQRFEVVEGDTVLSGNLPTAFVYGKWNKANKRKQEKYDKLTRNVVKVYPYAKISASLLREYAHEVESIGSNKDQDVYYKLAEAELRAEFEEEVKHLTVSQGKVLVKLIDRETGSTGYEIIKKLRGGVQAAIWQGLARLFGNNLKEEYDPAGADAQIEVIIARIEAGQLQVGERQARTAKAQAKLEKRKARLYKKYGVQLPVASLPPATHASPSATP, from the coding sequence ATGAGGTACTACAAACCCATCCTCTTGGCCGTGGTCGCGCGTGCGGCAACGCCTGCCGTTGGGCAAACGGAGCAGTCGGGCACATGGCAACGGTTCGAGGTGGTGGAAGGCGATACGGTCCTTTCCGGGAACCTTCCAACGGCTTTTGTATACGGCAAGTGGAACAAGGCCAACAAGCGCAAGCAGGAGAAGTACGACAAGCTCACGCGCAACGTGGTGAAGGTGTATCCCTATGCCAAGATCAGCGCCTCTTTGCTCCGCGAATACGCGCATGAGGTGGAGAGCATCGGCAGCAACAAGGACCAGGACGTTTACTACAAGCTGGCCGAGGCCGAGCTGCGTGCGGAGTTCGAGGAGGAGGTGAAGCACCTTACCGTTAGCCAGGGCAAGGTGCTGGTGAAGCTCATCGATCGCGAGACGGGCAGCACCGGCTACGAGATCATCAAGAAGCTGCGCGGTGGGGTGCAGGCTGCGATCTGGCAGGGCCTAGCGCGCCTTTTCGGGAACAACCTGAAAGAGGAATACGATCCCGCTGGGGCCGATGCGCAGATCGAAGTGATCATCGCACGCATTGAAGCTGGGCAACTGCAAGTGGGCGAGCGCCAAGCGCGCACGGCAAAGGCCCAGGCCAAACTGGAGAAGAGGAAGGCGCGGTTGTACAAGAAGTACGGAGTGCAGCTACCGGTAGCCAGTCTTCCACCGGCCACGCATGCATCGCCATCGGCAACACCTTAG